The nucleotide sequence TCTCCGGCGGCATCACGTTCACCGGCGTCAAGTTCAACGGGACGAACCTGGCCTCGACGAGCCCGTCCGGCCTGAACGCCGACGACAAGGGCCGCTACACCTGGACCCCGGGCGCCATCGGCTCCGACGGCCAGAGCTTCACGATGACCCGCCACTGAGCCGCCGTCACTTGAGGTTGTTGATCGCCCACGCGACGACCATCACCGCCAGCACCAGGGAGATGACGGCCTGCAGCATCATCGTCATCTTCGCCCAGATCCGCAGGGGCAGGACGTCGGTGGGGCTGAAGGCCGCCGAGTTGGTGAACGAGAAGTAGAGGTAGTCCAGGTAGGACGGTTCCCAGTCCTGGTGCGCCAGGCCCGGGTCGGCCATCTGCGGGAACTGCAGGTCGGGGAACTCGGCCCGGCCCGCGGCCCGCCGGCCCGGGCCGCCGCGGTCGAACTCCCAGTACCAGAGGGAGAAGGCGACGATGTTCGTCCAGTAGACGGTCCCGCCGGTGACCAGCACGGCCCCGGCGCGGTCGCCGATCGTGCCGCCGGCGATGGCCAGCACGAGTGACACGGCGGAGAATGCGTTCACCGCGGTCACGGCCGCGACGAGCAGCAGCGAGATGACCCGTTCGACCGTGCTGAAGTGGGTCATCCGGCCCGGGTTGGCCAGCAGCAGGGCCACGACGAGGAGCGCCGAGACGGCGGGCAGCAGCCAACGCGGGTGCAGCACCATGTCGGCGGGCAGGGCGACCTGCAGGACGAGCGTCGCGACGACGACGCCCATCGCGGGCCAGCGGGTCTCGCCGGACGTCCGCCGCCGCCACGCGGGAAGTGCCTCTTCTGTCACGCGCTCAAGGTAGGACGGCGACGCCCCGCTAGCCAGCCGGTGCGGTCGTCACCTCGCCGGGGAGCTTGCGGGCCACGTCCGTCCGCGAGCGGGCGCCCAGCTTCCGCAGCACCTTCGCCACGTGCTGTTCGACCGTCCGCGGCGAGAGGAACAGCCCGTCCGCGATCTCGCGGTTCGTCCGTCCCTCCGCGAGCATCCGGGCCACTTCGCGCTCGCGTGGCGACAGTTCACTCCCGTACCCGCGCCGTCCGCGCTGCGATGGTGCCCAAGCGCCGTGTTCGCGCAGCTGGTGACGGCAGCGTCCGGCGTCGCGGGTCGCCCCGAGCTGCTCGTACGCCTCGGCCGCCGCGGTCAGCTCGTCGACGGCCGACCGGTTGCCCGCCGCGAGGCGGCACATCGAAGCGCGTTCGCGCATGGCCGTCGCGGGGTACGGCATCGGCAGGGCCGCGTAGCCGGACACGGCTTCGTCGTACAGCGTCGCCGCGGCCAGGTGCTTGCCGCGCGCTTCGAGCAGCACCGCCCGGCCGGCCGTCAGCGCGGCCGCGGCCATCGGGGCGTCACGGCCTTCGATGCCGCGCGCGAACGCCTCGACGACGTTGTCGGCCTCCGGCCAGCGCCCGGCCCGCGCGTACGCCTGCGCCGCCGCCGGGACCAGCGCGGCCGCCCAGATCCAGACGCCCTTGCGCCCGGCCGCGGCCACCGCCGTGTCGGCCGCCGCGCAGGCGCCGTCGAC is from Amycolatopsis mediterranei and encodes:
- a CDS encoding DUF1345 domain-containing protein; translated protein: MGVVVATLVLQVALPADMVLHPRWLLPAVSALLVVALLLANPGRMTHFSTVERVISLLLVAAVTAVNAFSAVSLVLAIAGGTIGDRAGAVLVTGGTVYWTNIVAFSLWYWEFDRGGPGRRAAGRAEFPDLQFPQMADPGLAHQDWEPSYLDYLYFSFTNSAAFSPTDVLPLRIWAKMTMMLQAVISLVLAVMVVAWAINNLK